Within the Stenotrophomonas sp. 610A2 genome, the region CAAGGCTGGCATCATTGCGTTCTCCAAGTCGCTGGCCAAGGAAATCGGCAGCCGCGGCGTGACCGTCAACGTGGTCGCACCGGGCTTCATCGACACGGACATGACCAAGGATCTGCCCGAGGACGCCAAGTCGGCGATGCTCGGCCAGGTCGCGCTGGGCCGCCTCGGCGAGCCCGCAGACATCGCCAAGGCGGTGGCGTTCCTGGCCGGTCCGTCGGCCAGTTACATCACCGGCGAAACCCTTCACGTGAACGGCGGTTTGTACATGCCGTAAGCGTGGCGTGCAGGGAATGCACCCAAGTGGTTGATTGTCGCGGCTTTTTTGTTCAGAAACACCGCCGCTACGGTTTCCACTACACTATCCCACGGCCAGCCCTGGGGGCTGGCGTCTTTTGAACCACTACTCCATCTGGAGCGATATCCTAATGAGCACCATCGAAGAACGCGTCAAGAAGATTGTTGTTGAGCAGCTTGGCGTCAAGGAAGAAGAAGTCACCACCAGCGCATCGTTCGTCGATGACCTGGGCGCAGACTCGCTGGACACCGTCGAGCTGGTGATGGCGCTGGAAGAAGAGTTCGAGTGCGAAATCCCGGACGAAGAAGCTGAGAAGATCGGCACCGTCCAGGCTGCCATCGACTACGTCAAGGCACACGTCAAGGCCTGATCCAGGTCTGACAAGGCGCGGTCGGCAAGCCTGTCTGCCGCGTTGCAAACCCATGGGGCCGCTGATGCGGCCCCGTGCTTTTAAGCTTGAATCTCCCCGCGTGCGGGGCCAGGAGAATCCGCAATGAGTCGTCGCGTAGTTGTTACCGGCATGGGCATGGTGTCGCCGCTGGGCAATGATCTGGCCAGCAGCTGGGAAGGCATCATCAACGGCCGTTCGGGCATCGGCCCGCTGACGAATGTTGCAGATAACTATCTGGAACGTTTCACCACCAAAATTGCAGGTGAGGTCAGGGATTTCGACATCACCGCCGACAACCCCTTGTTCGGCAAGTATCGGGTCAGTGGCAAGGATGCCAAGAAGATGGACCCGTTCATCCATTACGGCCTGGGTGCCGCCTTCATGGCGCTGCACGACTCCGGCCTGGAAATCACCGACGCCAACGCTGAGCGCATTGGCGCCATCGTCGGTGCCGGCATCGGCGGCCTGCTCGGCATCGAAGAGCAGACCATCGAGTTCCACGAAGGCAAGAAGATCTCGCCGTTCTACGTGCCCAAGACCATCATCAACATGTTGCCGGGCCAGCTGAGCATCATCGCCGGGCTGAAGGGTCCGTCGTTCTCGGCAGTGTCGGCCTGCGCCACGTCCAACCATTCCATCGGAACGGCGATGCGCATGATCCAGTACGGCGACGCCGACGTGATGGTCGCCGGTGGCGCCGAGCGTGGCTCCTCGCCGACCGCACTGGGCGGCTTCTGCGCGATGAAGGCCATGTCCACCCGCAACGACGACCCGACCAAGGCCTCGCGTCCGTGGGACCAGGGCCGTGACGGCTTCGTACTGGGCGACGGTGCCGGCATCCTGATCCTGGAAGAGTACGAGCACGCCAAGGCGCGCGGCGCCAAGATCTACTGCGAGCTGGCTGGCTTCGGCGCAAGCTCCGACGCGTACCACATGACCGCCCCGAGCGAGAACGGCGAAGGCGCCGCCCGCTGCATGGTTGCGGCGATGAAGGACGCAGGCGTCACCCCGGAGCAGGTGGGCTACCTAAACGCACACGGCACCTCGACGCCGCTGGGCGACCTGGGCGAGACCATGGCGATGAAGACCGCCTTCGGCGAGCACGCCTACAAGATGCTGGTCAGCTCGACCAAGTCGATGACCGGCCACCTGCTGGGTGCAGCGGGCGGCGTGGAAGCGATCTTCTCGGTGATGGCGCTGAACACTGGCATCATCCCGCCGACGATCAACCTGGAAAACCCGAGCGAAGGCTGCGACCTGGACTACGTGCCGAACGTGGCCCGCAAGGCCGACGTGGACGTGGTGATGTCGAACGGCTTCGGCTTCGGCGGCACCAACGGCACGCTGGTGTTCAAGCGGATTTAAAGCGGCGTTTCGGCTTTGCTTGAGGCTTGCGCTTCCAGCATTGCTTGTAGCTCCCGCTCGTCGCTTTGCTTGAAGCTCCCGCTCGTCGCTTTGCTTGAAGCTTTTGGCTGTTGCTTTGCTCAAGGCTTTGCTCAAAGCCCCTCTCCCGCAAGCGGGAGAGGGGTTGGGGTGAGGGCAGCTTTAACGCTCCAAAAGCTTTAATAGCTTTAAAAGCTCCCCTCATCCGCCCTTCGGGCACCTTCTCCCGCAGGCGGGAGAAGGGAACAGCCTGCATTTCTGACATTTCGGGCCCACGATGCACATCCTCCCCCTGCACGCCGACACCGACCTGCTGGCGCTGCATCGGCTCGCACCGCATCGCTATCCGGTCCTGCTTGAATCCACCGCCGCCGGCAAGCTCGGCCAGTGGGACATGCTGCTGATCGCCAACGGCAGCCAACTCCTGCTCAACCCCGACGGCAGCTTGCAACGCGAAGACGGCAGCCCAGCCGAAGGCGACTTCCTCTCCGCACTCGATCGCGACTGGCAATCCCTGCGCCAAGCCCGCAACCCGATGGAAGCGGACATCCCGTTCCGTGGCGGCTGGGCCCTGCTGCTCGATTACGAACTGGCCCAGCAGATCGAACCCATCCTGCAGCTGCCACAACGCAGTGACGGCCTGCCAACCGCGATCGCACTACGCTGCCCAGCAGCGGTACTGCGCGAGCGCGACAGCGGCCGCTGCATCGCCATCGCCGAAGACGACGCAGCAGACCTGCTCAGCCAGCTCCAGCACGATCAAAGCGAAGCCGCACAGCTGCCAGCCTTGCCGCAGTGGAACGGCCCCAGCGCCATCAACGAAGACGCAGGCGAGCGCTTCACCGATGGCGTGCACAAGGTCATCGACTACCTGCATGCAGGCGACGTCTTCCAGGTAAACCTGTCGCGCCGCTGGCAGGCGCAGTTCGACGCGCCGCTCGCACCCGAAGCGCTGTACGCGCGCCTGCGCACCGCAAACCCCGCACCCTTCGCTGGCCTGTTCACGGCCGCCGGCCGCGCCGTGGTCAGCTCCTCGCCGGAGCGTCTGGTCTCGGTCAGCGGCGATGTGGTGCAGACCCGCCCGATTGCTGGCACCCGCCCGCGCTTTGCAGGCGACGACGATGCCGCCCGAATCCAGGAACTGGTCGGCCATCCCAAGGAGCGCGCCGAGCACGTGATGCTGATCGACCTGGAGCGCAACGACCTCGGCCGCATCGCCGCACCCGGCAGCGTCGAGGTCGATGAACTGATGATCGTGGAGAGCTACGCCCACGTGCATCACATCGTCAGCAACGTGCGCGCACGCCTGCGCCCGGAAGTCACCCCGGGCGAAGTGATCGCGGCCACGTTCCCTGGCGGCACCATCACCGGCTGCCCCAAGGTGCGCTGTATGGAGATCATCGCCGAGCTGGAACAGACCGCCCGTGGTGCCTATACCGGCGCCTTCGGCTGGCTGAACCGCGATGGCGACATGGACCTGAACATCCTGATCCGCACCGCGGAAGTGCAGGGCAGCACCGCCAGCTTCCGTACCGGTGCCGGCATCGTGGTGGATTCGGTGGCTGATAAGGAATTGGACGAAACCCGGGCCAAGGCGCGCGGGCTATTGCGTGCGCTCGATCCACAATGATGAACGCCGTTTTGGCTGGCGTTGCCGCCAGCGCGGTATCCTGCGCATCCACTATTTGAAGACGGGGTGACCATGGCGGGTGCCAAGCGCGGATGTCTGTTGGTGCTGGCGGTGTTGTTGCTGCTGGTCGCCTTGGCAGGCGCAGGTGCGGCCTGGTTGTGGCAGCGGCAGGGCAGCTTTGCCGATGCGCCGCTGACCCCGTCCGAGCAGAGCGTCAGCATCGCCTCCGGTGATTCGCTCAACAGCGTGCTGCGCAAGCTGCGCGCGGCCGGCGTCGACGAAGGTGACGACCTGCAATGGCAGCTGCTGGCCCGCCAGCTCGACGCCGCCGGCAAGCTGAAGATCGGCGAATACGCACTCGACCCGGCACTCACGCCGCGCCAGCTGCTGTTGAACATGCGCCAGGGCAAGGTGCTGCAATACCGCGTCACCATCGTCGAAGGCTGGAACATCCGCCAGCTGCGTGCTGCCCTGGCGCGTGCGCAGCCGCTGCAGCACGAAACGACCGACCTGTCCGACACCGAGCTGATGGCCAAGATCGGCTTTGCCGACCAGCACCCGGAAGGCCGCTTCCTGCCGGAAACCTACATCTACCAGCGCGGCGACAGCGACGTGGACGTGCTCGAGCGCGCCCATGCTGCGATGGAGAAGGAACTGGATGCCGCCTGGGCCGAGCGCAGCGACGATCTGCCGCTGAAGTCGCCTTACGAGCTGCTGATCCTCGCCTCGATCATCGAGAAGGAAACCGGCCTGGCCAGTGAGCGCCCGCAGATTGCCGGTGTGTTCGCGCGGCGCCTGAAGATGGGCATGCGCCTGCAGACCGACCCGACCGTGATCTACGGCATCGGCAGCGCCTACGACGGCAATATCCGCAAGGTGCACCTGACCACCGACACGCCGTACAACACCTATACCCGCGCCGGCCTCACGCCGACGCCGATCGCCATGCCAGGCCGCGACGCGCTGCATGCCGCCGCCAAGCCGGCACCGGGCGATGCGCTGTACTTCGTCGCCGTCGGCGATGGCAGCGGCGCGCATGTGTTCTCCGCGTCCTATACCGATCACAACAGCGCCGTCGCCGAGTATTTGAAGCGGCTGCGTGCGAAGCGCAGCGAGGCGGCGGCGCAATGAGCGGCATGACTCGAATGATCTACAGGACGTCCCGATGAGCGAAGCACTGGCCCCTTGGCAGCAGCGCGTCTATGACCAGACCGTGGCTGCACTGGACGTGGGCCGGCTCGGCCATGGCTTGCTGCTGTGCGGCCCGGCCGGCATGGGCAAGCGTGCGGTGGCGATGCGGCTGGCCGCGCATGTGCTCAACCACGGCGAGGACGCGGCGGCACGCCAGCGCAACGCGCAGTTGATCGCCGCCGGCACCCACCCGGACCTGCAGTTCACCAGCTTCATCCCCAACAAGACCGGCGACAAGCTCCGCACCGAGATCGTCATCGAACAGGTGCGCGAGATCTCGCAGAAGCTGGCGTTGACCCCGCATTACGGCGTGGCCCAGGTGGTCATCGTCGATCCGGCCGACGCCATCAACCGCGCCGCCTGCAATGCGTTGTTGAAGACGCTGGAAGAGCCATCGCCGGGCCGCTACCTGTGGCTGCTCAGTGCCGACCCGGCGCGCCTGCCGCAGACCATCCGCAGCCGCTGCCAGCGCCTCGAGTTCCGC harbors:
- a CDS encoding DNA polymerase III subunit delta' is translated as MSEALAPWQQRVYDQTVAALDVGRLGHGLLLCGPAGMGKRAVAMRLAAHVLNHGEDAAARQRNAQLIAAGTHPDLQFTSFIPNKTGDKLRTEIVIEQVREISQKLALTPHYGVAQVVIVDPADAINRAACNALLKTLEEPSPGRYLWLLSADPARLPQTIRSRCQRLEFRMPPREEAMAWLQSRGYTEGVAREALDATRGHPALADQWLQGEGMALRRQVASELEQLLAGKLGSVELAQRWTGDDNADLRLRHAADLALKKAADGLTDPARLNKLAAWFDAANRTRDLLRTTIRADLAVVELLLAWGAANQVQSKGTIR
- the acpP gene encoding acyl carrier protein; this translates as MSTIEERVKKIVVEQLGVKEEEVTTSASFVDDLGADSLDTVELVMALEEEFECEIPDEEAEKIGTVQAAIDYVKAHVKA
- the mltG gene encoding endolytic transglycosylase MltG — protein: MAGAKRGCLLVLAVLLLLVALAGAGAAWLWQRQGSFADAPLTPSEQSVSIASGDSLNSVLRKLRAAGVDEGDDLQWQLLARQLDAAGKLKIGEYALDPALTPRQLLLNMRQGKVLQYRVTIVEGWNIRQLRAALARAQPLQHETTDLSDTELMAKIGFADQHPEGRFLPETYIYQRGDSDVDVLERAHAAMEKELDAAWAERSDDLPLKSPYELLILASIIEKETGLASERPQIAGVFARRLKMGMRLQTDPTVIYGIGSAYDGNIRKVHLTTDTPYNTYTRAGLTPTPIAMPGRDALHAAAKPAPGDALYFVAVGDGSGAHVFSASYTDHNSAVAEYLKRLRAKRSEAAAQ
- the fabF gene encoding beta-ketoacyl-ACP synthase II; protein product: MSRRVVVTGMGMVSPLGNDLASSWEGIINGRSGIGPLTNVADNYLERFTTKIAGEVRDFDITADNPLFGKYRVSGKDAKKMDPFIHYGLGAAFMALHDSGLEITDANAERIGAIVGAGIGGLLGIEEQTIEFHEGKKISPFYVPKTIINMLPGQLSIIAGLKGPSFSAVSACATSNHSIGTAMRMIQYGDADVMVAGGAERGSSPTALGGFCAMKAMSTRNDDPTKASRPWDQGRDGFVLGDGAGILILEEYEHAKARGAKIYCELAGFGASSDAYHMTAPSENGEGAARCMVAAMKDAGVTPEQVGYLNAHGTSTPLGDLGETMAMKTAFGEHAYKMLVSSTKSMTGHLLGAAGGVEAIFSVMALNTGIIPPTINLENPSEGCDLDYVPNVARKADVDVVMSNGFGFGGTNGTLVFKRI
- a CDS encoding aminodeoxychorismate synthase component I, translated to MHILPLHADTDLLALHRLAPHRYPVLLESTAAGKLGQWDMLLIANGSQLLLNPDGSLQREDGSPAEGDFLSALDRDWQSLRQARNPMEADIPFRGGWALLLDYELAQQIEPILQLPQRSDGLPTAIALRCPAAVLRERDSGRCIAIAEDDAADLLSQLQHDQSEAAQLPALPQWNGPSAINEDAGERFTDGVHKVIDYLHAGDVFQVNLSRRWQAQFDAPLAPEALYARLRTANPAPFAGLFTAAGRAVVSSSPERLVSVSGDVVQTRPIAGTRPRFAGDDDAARIQELVGHPKERAEHVMLIDLERNDLGRIAAPGSVEVDELMIVESYAHVHHIVSNVRARLRPEVTPGEVIAATFPGGTITGCPKVRCMEIIAELEQTARGAYTGAFGWLNRDGDMDLNILIRTAEVQGSTASFRTGAGIVVDSVADKELDETRAKARGLLRALDPQ